From the Daucus carota subsp. sativus chromosome 8, DH1 v3.0, whole genome shotgun sequence genome, one window contains:
- the LOC108198620 gene encoding OVARIAN TUMOR DOMAIN-containing deubiquitinating enzyme 4 isoform X4 codes for MNFGLGIPGDGRCLFRSVVHGACLRTGKPSPTKSLEKELADELRANVVNEFIKRRADSEWYLDGDFDTYITHMRQPHVWGGEPELLMASHVLKMPISVYMLDKKSNTLKTIAEYGQGYGKENPIHVLYDGYGHYDVLKNQSGRFQD; via the exons ATGAATTTCGGCTTAG GCATACCTGGAGATGGAAGGTGCTTGTTTCGATCGGTTGTTCATGGTGCTTGTTTAAGAACTGGAAAGCCATCTCCAACCAAGAGCCTTGAGAAAGAACTCGCTGATGAGCTTAGAGCCAAT GTTGTAAATGAATTCATCAAACGACGAGCAGACAGTGAGTG GTACCTTGATGGTGATTTTGACACGTATATTACACATATGCGACAACCCCATGTTTGGGGAGGAGAACCAGAGTTGCTCATGGCTTCCCATGTTCTAAA GATGCCTATTAGTGTGTATATGCTTGATAAGAAGTCCAACACTCTGAAGACTATAGCAGAATATGGCCAGGGATACGGGAAGGAAAACCCGATTCATGTTTTATATGATGGCTATGGACATTACGATGTATTAAAGAATCAATCAGGAAGGTTCCAAGACTAA
- the LOC108198620 gene encoding OVARIAN TUMOR DOMAIN-containing deubiquitinating enzyme 4 isoform X2 — translation MRSAQLLPVNNLSIPGDGRCLFRSVVHGACLRTGKPSPTKSLEKELADELRANVVNEFIKRRADSEWYLDGDFDTYITHMRQPHVWGGEPELLMASHVLKMPISVYMLDKKSNTLKTIAEYGQGYGKENPIHVLYDGYGHYDVLKNQSGRFQD, via the exons ATGCGAAGTGCACAACTTCTGCCAGTTAACAATTTGA GCATACCTGGAGATGGAAGGTGCTTGTTTCGATCGGTTGTTCATGGTGCTTGTTTAAGAACTGGAAAGCCATCTCCAACCAAGAGCCTTGAGAAAGAACTCGCTGATGAGCTTAGAGCCAAT GTTGTAAATGAATTCATCAAACGACGAGCAGACAGTGAGTG GTACCTTGATGGTGATTTTGACACGTATATTACACATATGCGACAACCCCATGTTTGGGGAGGAGAACCAGAGTTGCTCATGGCTTCCCATGTTCTAAA GATGCCTATTAGTGTGTATATGCTTGATAAGAAGTCCAACACTCTGAAGACTATAGCAGAATATGGCCAGGGATACGGGAAGGAAAACCCGATTCATGTTTTATATGATGGCTATGGACATTACGATGTATTAAAGAATCAATCAGGAAGGTTCCAAGACTAA
- the LOC108198617 gene encoding proteasome subunit beta type-5, with the protein MKRIDFSGLESPASFCGADSDLCESFLKTPSFQLPDTLDFDGFQKEAIQMVKPAKGTTTLAFIFKEGVIVAADSRASMGGYISSQSVKKIIEINPHMLGTMAGGAADCQFWHRNLGIKCRLHELANKRRISVTGASKLLANILYSYRGMGLSVGTMIAGWDEKGPGLYYVDSEGGRLKGNRFSVGSGSPYAYGVLDSGYRYDMSIEEAAELARRSIYHATFRDGASGGTASVYYVGPDGWKKLSGDDVGELHYKYYPVGPAVVEQEMAEISIA; encoded by the exons ATGAAGAGAATTGATTTTAGTGGACTTGAATCTCCCGCCTCGTTTTGCGGAGCTGACTCTGACTTGTGCGAGAGCTTTTTAAAAACTCCGTCTTTCCAGCTTCCTGATACGCTTGAT TTCGATGGGTTTCAGAAGGAGGCTATCCAGATGGTGAAACCAGCAAAGGGAACAACTACTCTTGCTTTTATCTTTAAGGAGGGTGTTATTGTGGCAGCTGATTCTCGTGCTAGCATGGGAGGCTATATCT CATCACAATCAGTGAAGAAAATCATTGAAATTAATCCCCACATGCTTGGTACTATGGCTGGAGGTGCTGCTGATTGCCAATTTTGGCACAGAAATTTGGGTATTAAG TGCCGGTTGCATGAATTGGCAAATAAACGAAGAATTTCGGTTACTGGTGCTTCAAAATTGCTGGCAAATATTCTATATTCCTATCGTGGTATGGGGTTGTCAGTTGGAACAATGATTGCAGGTTGGGATGAAAAG GGCCCTGGTCTTTATTACGTGGACAGTGAAGGAGGACGGCTAAAGGGAAACAGATTCTCTGTTGGATCTGGATCACCATATGCTTATGGTGTACTGGACAGCGG GTACCGCTATGATATGTCAATAGAAGAGGCTGCAGAATTGGCTCGACGATCCATTTATCATGCAACATTTCGTGATGGAGCCAGTGGTGGTACTGCTAGCG TTTATTATGTTGGTCCTGATGGATGGAAGAAACTGTCTGGTGATGATGTTGGAGAATTGCACTACAAGTACTATCCTGTCGGACCAGCTGTTGTTGAACAGGAAATGGCTGAAATTTCCATTGCTTAA
- the LOC108198614 gene encoding uncharacterized protein LOC108198614 isoform X2 — protein sequence MDGIQQLGLPLLGVVAAAAVTFYVVSFNELREKSFRDLDDAEDDENGGFKPYMRSRGRRAKRKADKQNKP from the exons ATGGATGGAATTCAGCAACTAGGTCTCCCCTTGCTTGGAGTTGTAGCTGCTGCAGCTGTTACTTTTTACGTGGTCAGCTTTAATGAGCTTAGAGAG AAATCTTTTAGAGATCTGGATGATGCcgaagatgatgaaaatggcGGGTTTAAGCCTTATATGAGGTCCAGAGGAAGGAGAGCCAAACGAAAGGCCgacaaacaaaacaaaccatAA
- the LOC108198620 gene encoding OVARIAN TUMOR DOMAIN-containing deubiquitinating enzyme 4 isoform X5: protein MRSAQLLPVNNLSMISIPGDGRCLFRSVVHGACLRTGKPSPTKSLEKELADELRANVVNEFIKRRADSEWMPISVYMLDKKSNTLKTIAEYGQGYGKENPIHVLYDGYGHYDVLKNQSGRFQD from the exons ATGCGAAGTGCACAACTTCTGCCAGTTAACAATTTGAGTATGATCA GCATACCTGGAGATGGAAGGTGCTTGTTTCGATCGGTTGTTCATGGTGCTTGTTTAAGAACTGGAAAGCCATCTCCAACCAAGAGCCTTGAGAAAGAACTCGCTGATGAGCTTAGAGCCAAT GTTGTAAATGAATTCATCAAACGACGAGCAGACAGTGAGTG GATGCCTATTAGTGTGTATATGCTTGATAAGAAGTCCAACACTCTGAAGACTATAGCAGAATATGGCCAGGGATACGGGAAGGAAAACCCGATTCATGTTTTATATGATGGCTATGGACATTACGATGTATTAAAGAATCAATCAGGAAGGTTCCAAGACTAA
- the LOC108198614 gene encoding ALBINO3-like protein 2, chloroplastic isoform X1 codes for MTFRTSFSLLSKLTRHRRQLAYKNPIFLHSTTILTSPSSPFLRRHSFSSNHPPDFKPEQVSTRPEFSDHGFDYGLFNTVPDAVDEQSDFKPDPDSVTIRPDFSDQGFDSEIGSTMAGVVTEQDSIFPIRALISVLDGYHDFSGFSWWVIISSSVFAFRIAMFPVIIYQLSMLKQISMLLPKLPPPFPRPFSGKSYVEQFKYFTKERKAVGCPSLVWHIVPAVIQMPCFILGVTTIRRMALNHHPGFENGGVLWFQDLTQMPYGVWGAVFPLLVAGLHVTNVALTFGKMSINEWPDRMRLMLRGYKFILDGLVLPMFIVGFFIPQGGSVYWVANSVSTLIQHLFIGNASVRSYFGLPVKDGPGKGLAKNENTQVDEALGVTLVDTSVKHPKKVSAKDLSPKELVNLSIQMLAKGDKQKAVPLLRLALKKDPEHIRSLIVLGQTLLQDGMLAEAVENLDHAVSNILLAGPPSKVEEIDQLILASMWCGVAYIRNGRSAEGIPHLERIGHMNEPADAKSKAHYYDGLLMLASALVNEGRKPEAEKYLNKAVAYSSAYNVYLEHLHKEDDHIVSDMVNNKRKGQ; via the coding sequence ATGACATTCCGGACATCATTTTCACTACTCTCCAAGCTCACTCGTCACCGCCGGCAACTCGCTtataaaaatccaatctttttaCACTCCACCACAATCTTAACCTCCCCGTCATCACCATTTCTGCGTCGCCACTCTTTTTCTTCTAATCATCCGCCCGATTTTAAACCCGAACAGGTTTCAACCCGACCCGAATTTTCTGATCATGGGTTTGATTATGGACTTTTTAATACTGTACCTGATGCTGTTGATGAGCAATCCGATTTCAAACCCGACCCGGACTCGGTTACGATCCGACCCGATTTTTCTGATCAAGGGTTTGATTCTGAAATTGGTAGTACTATGGCTGGTGTTGTTACTGAGCAAGATTCGATTTTTCCAATTCGTGCTTTGATTTCAGTTCTTGATGGTTATCATGATTTTTCGGGTTTTTCGTGGTGGGTAATTATATCTTCCTCTGTATTTGCTTTTCGAATTGCTATGTTTCCTGTAATTATATATCAGTTAAGTATGCTTAAACAGATATCTATGCTTTTGCCTAAGTTGCCCCCTCCGTTTCCAAGGCCTTTTTCGGGTAAAAGTTATGTAGAGCAGTTTAAGTATTTTACGAAGGAGAGGAAAGCTGTTGGTTGTCCGTCGTTGGTGTGGCACATAGTGCCGGCTGTGATACAAATGCCTTGTTTTATTTTGGGTGTTACTACGATTCGGAGGATGGCTTTGAATCATCACCCGGGGTTTGAGAATGGGGGTGTTTTGTGGTTTCAAGATCTGACGCAAATGCCATATGGGGTTTGGGGTGCTGTGTTTCCTTTGTTGGTTGCAGGGTTGCATGTGACAAATGTGGCACTTACGTTTGGTAAAATGTCAATTAATGAGTGGCCTGATAGAATGAGGTTAATGCTTAGGGGGTACAAGTTTATTTTGGATGGTTTGGTGTTGCCTATGTTTATTGTTGGTTTTTTTATTCCGCAGGGGGGTTCGGTTTATTGGGTTGCAAATAGTGTTTCAACTTTGATCCAGCATTTGTTTATTGGGAATGCAAGTGTTCGTAGTTATTTTGGTCTGCCAGTGAAGGATGGTCCTGGAAAGGGGTTGGCTAAGAATGAGAATACCCAAGTAGATGAGGCGCTAGGTGTAACTTTAGTGGATACATCAGTGAAGCATCCCAAGAAAGTTTCTGCGAAAGATTTAAGTCCGAAAGAATTGGTTAACCTCTCAATTCAAATGTTAGCAAAGGGGGATAAACAGAAAGCTGTTCCATTATTAAGACTGGCACTGAAGAAGGACCCCGAACACATAAGGTCGTTGATTGTCTTGGGACAGACACTATTGCAAGATGGAATGCTGGCCGAGGCTGTTGAGAACTTGGACCATGCAGTTTCAAATATACTTCTTGCAGGTCCTCCAAGCAAGGTTGAAGAAATTGATCAACTGATTCTCGCTTCCATGTGGTGTGGTGTTGCCTACATAAGGAATGGGAGGAGTGCAGAAGGCATTCCACATTTGGAAAGAATCGGCCACATGAATGAGCCGGCTGATGCGAAGAGCAAAGCTCATTATTACGATGGGTTACTAATGCTTGCAAGTGCTTTAGTTAATGAAGGTCGTAAACCTGAGGCTGAAAAGTATTTGAACAAGGCTGTCGCGTACAGCTCCGCTTATAATGTGTACCTGGAACACTTGCACAAGGAAGATGATCATATAGTAAGTGACATGGTCAATAACAAAAGGAAGGGACAATGA
- the LOC108198607 gene encoding U-box domain-containing protein 6 — MLVMDTSEVEEHLSSIGEPKLHGGMCSILSAIHCRVIEIFPELEAARPRSTSGIQALCSLHIALEKTKIILQHCAECSKLYLAITGDSVVTKIERARSALIDSLRRLEEIVPQEIAYQISEIVGEFEAIEFSVDPLEKQVGDDLIALLQQGRQFNRNGDDMNELQSFHQVAFRLGITSSGAALKERTALKKLIERARVEEDKRKESIVAYLSHLMRKYSKSFKADVLDNNSQCSTPCSPNVQGSFEGYGGLDGNGHTFDQKLSKHSSFNFKPNVRRLGQITVPPEELKCPISLQLMYEYDPVIIASGQTYERICIEKWFHDGHNTCPKTQQELSHLCLIPNYCVKGLVTSWCEQNGFAVPDGPPESLDLNYWRLAMSEGEHEDAKLMDTTGSCKLNGLNIDSIEKSAISEEVEGNEVESVYTPDDEPNGEVDTFKRYDEFLTVLNKEQDLSKKCKVVEEVRHLLRDGEEARIYMGRNGFIEALISFLRSAVRDKDEMAQDMGAMALFNLAVNNNRNKEVMLAAGVLPLLGKMIADSRTHASAVALYLNLSCLEEAKPIIASSQAVKFLIKILEQETNTQCKCDALHALYNLSSLPSNTPHLLSGGIINSLLALMKNSEDSTWTERSIAVLTNLILNKSSRNDIISSPGLISELASILDIGEPLEQEQAAACLLMLCDGNDKCIQMVLQEGVIPSLVSIAVNGTMRAKSKCQKLLTLFREQRQKEPAQHLPREQSDENEMSLSPEEPPKPLSKSISRRVLGRNLSFWWKNKSFTVYR, encoded by the exons ATGCTAGTAATGGACACCTCTGAAGTCGAAGAGCACTTATCCTCAATTGGGGAGCCGAAG TTACATGGAGGGATGTGCAGTATTCTCTCTGCAATCCATTGCAGAGTGATAGAAATTTTTCCAGAACTGGAAGCAGCCAGGCCCAGGAGCACATCTGGTATTCAGGCTCTATGTTCTTTGCACATTGCACTTGAGAAGACCAAGATCATTCTTCAACATTGTGCGGAATGTAGTAAATTGTACTTG GCTATTACTGGGGACTCAGTTGTTACGAAAATTGAGAGAGCTAGATCTGCTCTGATAGATAGTCTTAGGAGGCTAGAAGAAATTGTCCCACAGGAAATTGCTTATCAG ATCTCAGAAATTGTAGGTGAATTTGAGGCGATTGAGTTCTCCGTTGATCCGTTGGAGAAGCAAGTGGGTGATGATTTAATTGCATTGCTACAGCAAGGAAGGCAATTCAACAGAAACGGTGATGACATGAATGAGCTTCAGTCCTTTCACCAAGTTGCATTCCGACTTGGAATAACCTCCTCGGGAGCCGCTCTTAAAGAGAGAACAGCTTTAAAGAAACTTATAGAAAGAGCTAGAGTTGAAGAAGATAAGCGAAAGGAGTCGATTGTGGCTTATCTTTCTCATCTAAtgagaaaatattcaaaatcatTTAAGGCGGATGTTTTAGATAATAACTCACAATGTTCTACACCTTGTTCCCCTAATGTTCAAGGGTCTTTCGAAGGCTATGGTGGGCTAGATGGCAACGGGCACACATTTGACCAGAAGCTCTCCAAACACAGTTCCTTCAATTTCAAACCAAATGTCAGGAGATTGGGGCAAATTACAGTCCCTCCTGAAGAGTTAAAGTGTCCGATATCGTTGCAACTCATGTATGAGTATGACCCAGTCATCATTGCTTCTGGACAAACATACGAAAGGATTTGCATTGAGAAGTGGTTCCATGATGGACACAATACCTGCCCAAAGACTCAGCAGGAGCTCTCTCATCTCTGCTTGATCCCTAATTACTGTGTTAAAGGTCTTGTTACTAGTTGGTGTGAACAAAATGGATTTGCCGTTCCAGATGGTCCTCCAGAGTCCCTTGATCTCAATTACTGGAGGCTAGCTATGTCAGAGGGTGAACATGAAGATGCAAAATTAATGGATACTACTGGCTCCTGCAAGCTCAATGGGTTAAATATAGATTCTATAGAGAAGAGTGCTATTTCGGAAGAGGTTGAAGGAAATGAAGTTGAGAGTGTATATACACCTGATGATGAACCTAATGGTGAGGTTGATACATTTAAAAGATACGATGAGTTCTTGACCGTCTTGAACAAAGAACAAGACCTGAGCAAAAAGTGCAAAGTAGTAGAAGAGGTAAGGCACTTGCTGAGGGATGGTGAAGAAGCAAGAATTTACATGGGTAGAAATGGTTTTATAGAAGCTCTCATCAGTTTCTTAAGATCTGCTGTGCGTGATAAGGATGAAATGGCTCAGGATATGGGTGCTATGGCTCTATTCAACCTAGCGGTTAATAACAACAG AAACAAAGAAGTGATGTTAGCCGCTGGAGTACTTCCATTGCTTGGGAAGATGATTGCTGATAGCAGAACTCATGCATCAGCAGTAGCCCTTTACCTCAATCTTTCATGCCTCGAAGAAGCCAAGCCTATTATTGCCTCGAGTCAGGCCGTCAAATTTCTTATTAAGATCCTTGAACAAGAAACTAATACACAATGCAAGTGTGATGCGCTCCATGCACTTTATAATCTATCAAGCCTGCCCTCCAATACTCCTCACCTTCTCTCTGGTGGGATCATCAATAGTCTTCTAGCTTTGATGAAGAATTCTGAAGACTCTACATGGACAGAAAGATCTATAGCAGTCTTGACCAATTTAATTTTGAACAAGTCATCAAGAAATGATATCATATCCTCCCCCGGTCTTATCAGCGAGCTAGCATCTATACTTGACATTGGCGAACCTCTTGAACAGGAACAAGCTGCAGCATGTCTTCTGATGCTATGTGATGGAAATGACAAGTGCATTCAAATGGTTCTTCAAGAGGGTGTCATACCTTCATTGGTATCAATCGCAGTAAATGGAACTATGAGAGCAAAGTCAAAGTGTCAAAAACTCTTAACATTGTTCCGTGAGCAACGACAAAAGGAACCTGCTCAACATCTACCTCGTGAACAATCCGATGAAAATGAGATGTCACTGTCCCCTGAAGAACCACCAAAGCCATTATCTAAGTCGATATCTAGAAGAGTTCTGGGGAGGAACTTGAGTTTTTGGTGGAAAAATAAGAGTTTCACGGTTTACCGTTGA
- the LOC108198620 gene encoding OVARIAN TUMOR DOMAIN-containing deubiquitinating enzyme 4 isoform X1: MRSAQLLPVNNLSMISIPGDGRCLFRSVVHGACLRTGKPSPTKSLEKELADELRANVVNEFIKRRADSEWYLDGDFDTYITHMRQPHVWGGEPELLMASHVLKMPISVYMLDKKSNTLKTIAEYGQGYGKENPIHVLYDGYGHYDVLKNQSGRFQD; this comes from the exons ATGCGAAGTGCACAACTTCTGCCAGTTAACAATTTGAGTATGATCA GCATACCTGGAGATGGAAGGTGCTTGTTTCGATCGGTTGTTCATGGTGCTTGTTTAAGAACTGGAAAGCCATCTCCAACCAAGAGCCTTGAGAAAGAACTCGCTGATGAGCTTAGAGCCAAT GTTGTAAATGAATTCATCAAACGACGAGCAGACAGTGAGTG GTACCTTGATGGTGATTTTGACACGTATATTACACATATGCGACAACCCCATGTTTGGGGAGGAGAACCAGAGTTGCTCATGGCTTCCCATGTTCTAAA GATGCCTATTAGTGTGTATATGCTTGATAAGAAGTCCAACACTCTGAAGACTATAGCAGAATATGGCCAGGGATACGGGAAGGAAAACCCGATTCATGTTTTATATGATGGCTATGGACATTACGATGTATTAAAGAATCAATCAGGAAGGTTCCAAGACTAA
- the LOC108198620 gene encoding OVARIAN TUMOR DOMAIN-containing deubiquitinating enzyme 4 isoform X3, whose product MEDLKRSCIPGDGRCLFRSVVHGACLRTGKPSPTKSLEKELADELRANVVNEFIKRRADSEWYLDGDFDTYITHMRQPHVWGGEPELLMASHVLKMPISVYMLDKKSNTLKTIAEYGQGYGKENPIHVLYDGYGHYDVLKNQSGRFQD is encoded by the exons ATGGAAGATCTTAAACGAAGCT GCATACCTGGAGATGGAAGGTGCTTGTTTCGATCGGTTGTTCATGGTGCTTGTTTAAGAACTGGAAAGCCATCTCCAACCAAGAGCCTTGAGAAAGAACTCGCTGATGAGCTTAGAGCCAAT GTTGTAAATGAATTCATCAAACGACGAGCAGACAGTGAGTG GTACCTTGATGGTGATTTTGACACGTATATTACACATATGCGACAACCCCATGTTTGGGGAGGAGAACCAGAGTTGCTCATGGCTTCCCATGTTCTAAA GATGCCTATTAGTGTGTATATGCTTGATAAGAAGTCCAACACTCTGAAGACTATAGCAGAATATGGCCAGGGATACGGGAAGGAAAACCCGATTCATGTTTTATATGATGGCTATGGACATTACGATGTATTAAAGAATCAATCAGGAAGGTTCCAAGACTAA
- the LOC108198610 gene encoding receptor protein kinase-like protein ZAR1, with protein MLKIISTMIRHLVFLLIIFSSDLQNFFYYGNSLSPDGLTLLSLKSAIDNGSTIFSDWNEKDSDACNWTGIACSNVSGESHVVGISVSDMNISGYIPSELGSLAYLRRINFGGNNFHGPVPDQLFNATSLHSIVLHGNNLSGNLPPGICSLPMLQRLDLSNNRLLGSLPKELRKCGKLQQLNLCGNEFSGEIPAGIFAEMVSLVQLDLSRNSFTGKIPEDIGELKSLSGTLNMSFNNLSGNIPRSLGDLPLTVDFDLRSNKLSGEIPKIGSFSSQGQKAFLNNPLLCGFPLRKSCDDVSVSAESSSGDQSFSPWSDDENAEKGVSFGLIVLISVADVVGVAFIGSVIVLVYWRKQSCHGCSCTRNGKLGGNERGSLCSFPCIFGGFSSGSDSEGESEKGGGGGGEGDLVAIDKGFRIELDELLRASAYVLGKSRLGIVYKVVLGSGVPVAVRRLGEGGEERHKEFVAEIQAIGRVKHPNVVKLRAYYWATDEKLVISDFICNGNLVAALHGRYGQPSLSLSWATRLRIAKGVARGLAYLHECSPRKFVHGNIKPSNILLDNEFQPYISDFGLNRLIEITGNNPSTGGLIGGAFPYMKSLNSEQANNYRAPEARMSTKATQKWDVYSFGVVLLELLTGKSSELSSAAASTSAEALNLVRWAKKGSEDENPLTDMVDPLLLKEVHAKKEVLSVFHLALACTDEDPEIRPRMKTVSETLEKVRP; from the exons atgttgaaaattattagcaCAATGATCAGACACTTAGTTTTTCTCTTGATCATTTTCTCAAGTGATCTgcagaattttttttactacGGAAATTCTCTTTCCCCTGATGGCCTTACTCTGCTGTCTCTGAAATCCGCTATCGACAATGGCAGCACTATCTTCTCCGATTGGAATGAGAAAGACTCTGACGCGTGTAACTGGACTGGCATTGCCTGCTCCAACGTTTCTGGTGAATCGCATGTAGTTGGAATTTCTGTCTCTGACATGAATATTTCTGGCTACATTCCGTCAGAGCTCGGATCATTAGCTTATCTACGACGAATCAATTTTGGCGGGAATAATTTTCATGGCCCTGTTCCTGATCAGCTCTTTAATGCAACGTCCCTGCACAGTATTGTTTTACATGGAAACAATTTATCTGGAAATTTACCTCCGGGAATTTGTAGTCTTCCGATGCTTCAGAGGCTTGATCTTTCGAATAATAGGCTTTTGGGTTCACTTCCGAAGGAATTGAGAAAATGTGGGAAATTACAGCAGCTGAATCTCTGCGGAAATGAGTTTTCTGGAGAGATTCCAGCTGGGATATTCGCGGAGATGGTGAGCTTAGTTCAGTTAGACCTCTCGCGGAATTCTTTTACTGGAAAAATTCCAGAAGATATAGGCGAGTTGAAATCGCTGTCAGGAACTTTAAATATGTCTTTTAATAATTTGTCAGGAAATATTCCAAGATCTTTGGGTGATTTACCGTTAACAGTGGATTTTGATCTTAGGAGTAATAAACTGAGTGGTGAAATACCGAAAATTGGATCATTTTCGAGTCAAGGTCAGAAGGCGTTTTTGAATAATCCGCTTTTATGTGGCTTTCCATTGCGGAAATCATGTGATGATGTTAGTGTTAGTGCTGAAAGTTCATCGGGAGATCAGAGTTTTTCGccatggagtgatgatgagaATGCGGAAAAAGGAGTGAGCTTTGGTTTGATTGTGTTGATTTCGGTGGCTGATGTGGTTGGAGTGGCGTTTATTGGATCCGTTATTGTTCTTGTGTACTGGAGGAAGCAGAGTTGTCATGGTTGTAGCTGCACTAGGAATGGGAAGCTTGGTGGTAATGAGAGAGGTTCTTTGTGCAGTTTTCCTTGTATTTTTGGGGGGTTTTCGAGTGGTAGTGATTCAGAAGGTGAGTCAGAAAAAggcggtggaggaggaggagaaggAGATCTTGTGGCTATTGATAAAGGGTTTCGTATAGAATTGGATGAGCTTTTGAGAGCATCAGCTTATGTGTTGGGGAAGAGTAGATTGGGAATTGTGTATAAGGTTGTGCTTGGAAGTGGCGTGCCTGTGGCTGTCAGGAGGTTGGGAGAGGGCGGTGAAGAGAGGCACAAGGAGTTTGTGGCGGAGATTCAGGCTATTGGGAGGGTGAAGCATCCGAATGTTGTGAAGCTGAGAGCATATTATTGGGCTACTGATGAGAAACTTGTGATTAGTGATTTTATCTGCAATGGCAACTTGGTTGCTGCTCTGCATG GGCGATATGGTCAGCCATCGTTAAGCCTCTCTTGGGCAACCAGGCTAAGGATCGCGAAAGGCGTTGCCAGGGGTTTGGCCTACCTCCATGAATGTAGTCCAAGAAAATTTGTCCATGGGAACATCAAGCCATCCAACATCCTCCTTGACAATGAATTCCAGCCTTACATCTCCGATTTTGGCCTCAACCGGCTGATTGAGATCACTGGAAACAACCCCTCCACCGGTGGCttaattggtggagcttttCCCTACATGAAGTCACTTAATTCAGAGCAGGCTAACAACTATCGAGCTCCAGAGGCTCGGATGAGCACCAAAGCCACACAGAAATGGGATGTCTACTCTTTTGGAGTTGTCTTGCTTGAACTTCTGACAGGAAAGTCCTCAGAACTTTCATCTGCAGCTGCATCCACTTCTGCCGAGGCTCTTAATCTAGTGAGATGGGCAAAGAAAGGGTCTGAAGACGAAAACCCCCTCACAGATATGGTAGATCCATTATTGCTGAAAGAAGTGCATGCCAAGAAGGAAGTACTGTCAGTCTTTCACTTAGCTCTTGCTTGTACTGACGAGGATCCTGAAATTCGACCAAGGATGAAGACAGTGTCTGAAACCCTGGAGAAGGTCAGACCATAA